The sequence TGCTTTGGTCATTACCTAAATAAATATGCTTGATATAAATAATTTTGGAAAATTAGAATTTAGAATCGGCACGATAGAAAAAGCAGAAGATTCTCCTCAAGCAATAAAGGCCGCCTATAAGTTAAGAATTAATTTTGGCTCATTCGGGAAAAAATGGTCAAGTGCGCAAATTACAGAAAATTATACTTTAGAAGAACTATGTGGACGCCGTATTCTCGCAGTTATGAATTTGGGACCTAAAAAAATAGGACCCATTGTATCGGAAGTTCTTGTCATAGGGGCGGAGGATGAAATGGGAAATATTGTTTTATTAGAGCCGGATAATGATATTCAAAATGGTGCACAGGCTAAGTAAGGATGCTTGTTATTAATACTATATATTTGTAATATACAAATATGGAATTTGGAGAATTACTTAAACAGTTTCTGATTGATCTTCAGTCACTATTTCGCGCTCATACTAAAAACTTAAACCTTACCCTGCCCCAAATAATGTTAATGTCTTCAATCCCAACTGATGGGATTGATATGACCTCCTTGGCTCAGCGGATTGGTGTTGACAATAGTACGCTCACCCGTCTTATAGACGTATTATTGAAAAACCGATTTGTCCAAAAAAATAAAAACCCTTCAGATGGGCGATCAATTCTAGTGTCCCTGACGTCCTCCGGCGAAATACTTCAAGGGGCCATTGAAACCGAAATTGACCGGTTTGGTTCTGAGCTGTATCGTCAAATTCCCATAGAAGATCAAGAAGAGATGAAAGAAATATTATCTTCATTTCATTG is a genomic window of Candidatus Neomarinimicrobiota bacterium containing:
- a CDS encoding tRNA-binding protein, with protein sequence MLDINNFGKLEFRIGTIEKAEDSPQAIKAAYKLRINFGSFGKKWSSAQITENYTLEELCGRRILAVMNLGPKKIGPIVSEVLVIGAEDEMGNIVLLEPDNDIQNGAQAK
- a CDS encoding MarR family transcriptional regulator, whose protein sequence is MEFGELLKQFLIDLQSLFRAHTKNLNLTLPQIMLMSSIPTDGIDMTSLAQRIGVDNSTLTRLIDVLLKNRFVQKNKNPSDGRSILVSLTSSGEILQGAIETEIDRFGSELYRQIPIEDQEEMKEILSSFHWVVSKYRLND